One Kineococcus radiotolerans SRS30216 = ATCC BAA-149 DNA window includes the following coding sequences:
- a CDS encoding nicotinate-nucleotide--dimethylbenzimidazole phosphoribosyltransferase: MTDGPRPLNLREIAEGLRSPHVPRARPRLVAPLRPASRADGLATWLAGTQDRDVPAPLERVRLVVLAGDHGVAARGISRLEPGWTARAVRELVGGEGAFAALAASSGVPVAVHALGVDWGGEGPAGVPARVLEHALRPSGDIASGDALTAEEVEAAVRAGAAVADAEIDAGVDLLLLGDLGAGATTVAATLVAVCLRKGAVDVVGRGSGIDDDAWMRKTAAVRDAVRRARKLATRPAAVLQAVASADVAAAVGFLLRAAARRTPVLLDGTVGVAAALLASRGVPGAEKWWQVGAATAEPAQALAVDRLKLVPVLDLGAGRGGGSGALAALGVLRAAQVLAAADEAALPPLPEPEPEPELEAEPEAGPEVEPEAAPAPQAGGEPSAAGPAEGAADGPAEGNEQPKT, translated from the coding sequence ATGACCGACGGCCCGCGGCCGTTGAACCTGCGCGAGATCGCCGAGGGCCTGCGCTCGCCGCACGTCCCCCGCGCCCGGCCCCGGCTGGTGGCCCCGCTGCGGCCGGCCTCGCGCGCCGACGGCCTCGCCACGTGGCTGGCCGGCACCCAGGACCGCGACGTCCCCGCCCCGCTGGAGCGGGTGCGCCTGGTCGTCCTGGCCGGCGACCACGGCGTGGCGGCCCGCGGGATCTCGCGGCTGGAACCGGGCTGGACGGCGCGGGCGGTGCGCGAGCTGGTGGGCGGGGAGGGCGCGTTCGCCGCGCTCGCCGCCTCCTCCGGGGTCCCGGTGGCCGTGCACGCGCTGGGGGTGGACTGGGGCGGGGAGGGCCCGGCCGGGGTCCCGGCCCGGGTCCTGGAGCACGCGCTGCGGCCCTCGGGCGACATCGCCTCGGGGGACGCGCTGACGGCGGAGGAGGTGGAGGCGGCGGTGCGGGCCGGGGCCGCCGTGGCCGACGCCGAGATCGACGCGGGGGTGGACCTGCTGCTGCTGGGCGACCTGGGAGCGGGGGCCACGACGGTCGCCGCGACCCTGGTGGCGGTCTGCCTGCGCAAGGGCGCGGTGGACGTCGTGGGCCGCGGCAGCGGCATCGACGACGACGCGTGGATGCGCAAGACCGCCGCCGTGCGCGACGCCGTGCGCCGCGCCCGCAAGCTCGCGACCCGCCCCGCCGCGGTGCTGCAGGCGGTCGCGAGCGCCGACGTGGCCGCCGCCGTGGGGTTCCTCCTGCGGGCCGCGGCCCGGCGCACGCCGGTGCTGCTGGACGGGACGGTCGGGGTGGCCGCGGCGCTGCTCGCCTCCCGCGGCGTGCCCGGGGCGGAGAAGTGGTGGCAGGTGGGGGCGGCGACCGCGGAGCCGGCCCAGGCGCTGGCCGTGGACCGGCTGAAGCTGGTCCCGGTGCTGGACCTCGGGGCCGGTCGCGGCGGGGGGTCGGGGGCGCTGGCCGCGCTCGGGGTGCTGCGGGCGGCCCAGGTGCTCGCGGCGGCCGACGAGGCCGCGCTGCCGCCGCTGCCCGAACCGGAGCCCGAACCCGAACTGGAGGCCGAGCCCGAGGCCGGACCCGAGGTCGAGCCCGAGGCGGCACCCGCGCCTCAGGCCGGCGGGGAGCCCTCGGCGGCGGGTCCCGCGGAGGGCGCCGCGGACGGCCCGGCGGAGGGGAACGAGCAGCCGAAGACGTAG
- a CDS encoding DUF779 domain-containing protein, protein MAVGLTPEAAAQLRRLRARHGDLMFHQSGGCCDGSSPMCFAAGEFIVSDADAFLGDLHVPAAEGSEAFTVGVWMSREQHLRWAHTELTIDLVPGRGAGFSLEAPDGVRFLVRSRVCRTP, encoded by the coding sequence ATGGCGGTCGGACTGACCCCGGAGGCGGCGGCGCAGCTGCGCCGCCTCCGGGCCCGGCACGGGGACCTGATGTTCCACCAGTCCGGGGGCTGCTGCGACGGCAGTTCCCCGATGTGCTTCGCCGCGGGGGAGTTCATCGTCTCCGACGCCGACGCGTTCCTCGGGGACCTGCACGTCCCCGCCGCGGAGGGGTCCGAGGCGTTCACCGTCGGGGTCTGGATGTCCCGGGAGCAGCACCTGCGCTGGGCGCACACCGAGCTGACGATCGACCTGGTGCCCGGGCGCGGGGCGGGGTTCTCCCTCGAGGCGCCCGACGGGGTGCGCTTCCTCGTCCGCTCGCGGGTGTGCCGCACGCCCTGA
- a CDS encoding GNAT family N-acetyltransferase, producing MTEPAAHQDLGPTAEEVVPGVRWRPVAPADVPRLQRICLLTGDAGRDATDRTAHPDLLADVYATPYALHEARFGTVVEDADGVAGYLLGCRDTAAFERWREAEWWPPLRRRYPRPEDAERAFDVGPLRIVRTGVPPEPRWATHPSHLHVDLLPRVRGRGIGRLLLERVRAQLAADGSPGLHLEVSAANPGAVAFYRRSGLVELARSEGSYVFGCSFPSAGPSAAPSAGPAAEGSPPA from the coding sequence GTGACGGAACCGGCGGCGCACCAGGACCTCGGACCCACCGCCGAGGAGGTCGTGCCCGGGGTGCGGTGGCGACCGGTCGCCCCCGCCGACGTCCCCCGGCTGCAGCGGATCTGCCTGCTCACCGGCGACGCCGGCCGCGACGCCACCGACCGCACGGCCCACCCGGACCTGCTCGCCGACGTCTACGCCACGCCCTACGCGCTCCACGAGGCCCGCTTCGGGACCGTCGTCGAGGACGCCGACGGCGTCGCGGGCTACCTGCTCGGCTGCCGCGACACCGCCGCGTTCGAGCGTTGGCGCGAGGCGGAGTGGTGGCCCCCGCTGCGCCGGCGCTACCCGCGCCCGGAGGACGCCGAACGGGCCTTCGACGTCGGCCCGCTGCGGATCGTGCGCACCGGGGTGCCTCCCGAACCCCGCTGGGCCACCCACCCCTCCCACCTGCACGTGGACCTGCTGCCGCGGGTGCGGGGCCGGGGCATCGGCCGTCTGCTGCTGGAGCGCGTCCGCGCCCAGCTGGCCGCCGACGGGTCCCCGGGCCTGCACCTGGAGGTGTCGGCGGCCAACCCGGGCGCGGTCGCGTTCTACCGGCGTAGCGGGCTGGTCGAGCTGGCCCGCTCCGAGGGCAGCTACGTCTTCGGCTGCTCGTTCCCCTCCGCCGGGCCGTCCGCGGCGCCCTCCGCGGGACCCGCCGCCGAGGGCTCCCCGCCGGCCTGA
- a CDS encoding aldehyde dehydrogenase family protein — MTVYEAPGRAGSVVQYADRYDHWIGGERVAPAEGGYFENPSPVTGQPFTEVARGTAADVERALDAAHAAAPAWGRTSVAERALVLNRIADRIEQNLEELAVAETWDNGKPVRECLAADLPLVVDHLRYFAGVVRAQEGGISQIDDDTVAYHFHEPLGVVGQIIPWNFPLLMAIWKLAPALAAGNAVVLKPAEQTPASIMLLMDLVGDLLPPGVVNVVNGFGAEAGKPLASNPRIRKIAFTGETTTGRLIMQYASQNLIPVTLELGGKSPNVFFDDVASARDDFYDKALEGFTMFALNQGEVCTCPSRALIQSGIYESFLADALDRTRAVKQGNPLDTETMIGAQASNDQLEKILSYIDIGKQEGAKLLTGGERADLGGELSGGYYVTPTVFEGDNSMRIFQEEIFGPVVSVTRFDGPDDALKIANDTLYGLGAGVWSRDIHLAYRMGRGIQAGRVWTNNYHAYPAHAAFGGYKSSGIGRENHAMMLDHYQQTKNLLVSYSTSKLGFF, encoded by the coding sequence ATGACGGTCTACGAGGCGCCCGGGCGCGCCGGCAGCGTCGTGCAGTACGCCGACCGCTACGACCACTGGATCGGCGGCGAGCGCGTCGCCCCCGCCGAGGGCGGGTACTTCGAGAACCCCAGCCCCGTCACCGGCCAGCCGTTCACCGAGGTCGCCCGCGGTACCGCCGCCGACGTCGAGCGCGCCCTGGACGCCGCCCACGCCGCCGCGCCGGCCTGGGGCCGCACCTCCGTCGCCGAGCGGGCCCTGGTGCTGAACCGCATCGCCGACCGGATCGAGCAGAACCTGGAGGAGCTCGCCGTCGCGGAGACCTGGGACAACGGCAAGCCCGTGCGGGAGTGCCTCGCCGCGGACCTGCCCCTCGTCGTGGACCACCTGCGCTACTTCGCCGGGGTCGTGCGGGCGCAGGAGGGCGGGATCTCCCAGATCGACGACGACACCGTCGCCTACCACTTCCACGAACCGCTGGGGGTCGTCGGGCAGATCATCCCGTGGAACTTCCCGCTGCTCATGGCGATCTGGAAGCTGGCCCCGGCGCTCGCGGCCGGCAACGCCGTCGTGCTCAAGCCCGCCGAGCAGACCCCGGCCTCGATCATGCTGCTGATGGACCTCGTCGGGGACCTGCTCCCGCCCGGCGTCGTCAACGTCGTCAACGGGTTCGGCGCGGAGGCGGGCAAACCGCTGGCCAGCAACCCCCGCATCCGCAAGATCGCCTTCACGGGCGAGACGACGACGGGCCGGCTGATCATGCAGTACGCCAGCCAGAACCTCATCCCCGTGACCCTGGAACTGGGCGGCAAGAGCCCGAACGTCTTCTTCGACGACGTCGCCAGCGCCCGGGACGACTTCTACGACAAGGCCCTCGAGGGGTTCACGATGTTCGCCCTCAACCAGGGGGAGGTGTGCACCTGCCCGTCCCGCGCGCTCATCCAGAGCGGCATCTACGAGTCGTTCCTCGCCGACGCGCTGGACCGCACCCGGGCCGTGAAGCAGGGCAACCCGCTGGACACCGAGACGATGATCGGGGCGCAGGCCAGCAACGACCAGCTCGAGAAGATCCTCTCCTACATCGACATCGGGAAGCAGGAGGGCGCGAAGCTGCTGACCGGGGGCGAGCGCGCCGACCTCGGGGGGGAGCTGTCCGGCGGCTACTACGTGACGCCGACGGTGTTCGAGGGCGACAACTCGATGCGCATCTTCCAGGAGGAGATCTTCGGGCCCGTCGTCTCCGTGACCCGCTTCGACGGCCCGGACGACGCGCTGAAGATCGCCAACGACACCCTCTACGGCCTGGGGGCGGGCGTGTGGTCGCGCGACATCCACCTCGCGTACCGGATGGGGCGCGGGATCCAGGCCGGGCGGGTGTGGACGAACAACTACCACGCCTACCCCGCGCACGCGGCGTTCGGCGGGTACAAGAGCTCCGGCATCGGCCGGGAGAACCACGCCATGATGCTCGACCACTACCAGCAGACGAAGAACCTCCTCGTCAGCTACTCCACCAGCAAGCTCGGGTTCTTCTGA
- a CDS encoding GAF domain-containing protein codes for MLPAASRSREEWLASCANDLAGTPLPGARDLVSSSWWRARSSGLDPDRVLPPVLLGGPALLERRAGHPLAGVLPTARRLLLDEPLGVPLLMAVSDVDGTLLWVEGDAGLRRAAERMAFTPGARWSEDVAGLNAPGTALALGRPVRVRAGEHYATAVAGWSCSAAPVRDPGTGRVLGVLDLTGGDDLGRARALDLVRAAAGALEGELRVAALRRGLRGAGAPAGAVPPLVRLSVLGGPARLGVGEEVGPLSLRHAEVLLTLLTGPGGGRSAAQLAADLDDRDLAPVSVRAEVHRLRAVLARRTGGLVQLSAAPYRLLGPVRCDALAVRDAVRAGRPREAVRAWTGDLLPASDAPRVRELREELRAGLRAAVLEGDDDQALLEFSRTAAGRDDPLVARDLVRRLAPGDPGRAEALAQLQRVCNG; via the coding sequence GTGCTGCCGGCTGCGTCCCGCTCGCGCGAGGAGTGGCTGGCCTCGTGCGCCAACGACCTCGCCGGGACACCCCTGCCCGGCGCGCGCGACCTGGTGTCCTCGTCGTGGTGGCGCGCCCGCAGCAGCGGGCTGGACCCCGACCGCGTCCTGCCCCCGGTCCTGCTCGGGGGTCCCGCCCTGCTCGAGCGCCGCGCCGGTCACCCGCTGGCCGGGGTGCTGCCCACCGCCCGCCGGCTGCTGCTCGACGAACCCCTCGGGGTGCCGCTGCTGATGGCGGTCAGCGACGTCGACGGGACCCTGCTGTGGGTGGAGGGCGACGCGGGGCTGCGCCGGGCCGCGGAGCGGATGGCCTTCACCCCGGGCGCGCGGTGGAGCGAGGACGTGGCCGGCCTCAACGCCCCGGGCACCGCGCTCGCACTGGGCCGGCCCGTCCGGGTCCGCGCCGGGGAGCACTACGCCACCGCCGTCGCCGGCTGGAGCTGCTCGGCGGCGCCCGTGCGCGACCCCGGCACCGGCCGGGTCCTGGGGGTCCTCGACCTCACCGGCGGCGACGACCTCGGCCGCGCCCGCGCCCTGGACCTGGTGCGCGCCGCCGCGGGGGCCCTCGAGGGCGAGCTGCGGGTCGCCGCGCTGCGCCGCGGGCTGCGCGGGGCGGGCGCTCCCGCCGGCGCGGTCCCGCCCCTCGTGCGGCTCTCGGTGCTGGGGGGCCCCGCCCGGCTCGGGGTGGGGGAGGAGGTGGGTCCGCTGTCGCTGCGGCACGCCGAGGTCCTGCTCACCCTCCTGACCGGACCGGGGGGCGGGCGCTCCGCGGCGCAGCTGGCGGCCGACCTCGACGACCGCGACCTCGCCCCCGTCTCGGTGCGCGCCGAGGTGCACCGGCTGCGCGCGGTCCTGGCCCGGCGCACCGGCGGTCTCGTGCAGCTCTCAGCCGCCCCCTACCGGCTCCTCGGCCCGGTGCGCTGCGACGCCCTGGCAGTCCGCGACGCCGTGCGGGCCGGGCGCCCGCGCGAGGCCGTGCGCGCCTGGACCGGCGACCTGCTGCCGGCCTCCGACGCCCCGCGGGTGCGCGAGCTGCGGGAGGAGCTGCGCGCGGGCCTGCGGGCGGCCGTCCTCGAGGGGGACGACGACCAGGCGTTGCTGGAGTTCTCCCGCACCGCCGCCGGCCGCGACGACCCCCTGGTGGCGCGCGACCTGGTGCGCCGGCTGGCCCCGGGCGACCCGGGACGGGCCGAGGCGCTCGCCCAGCTGCAACGGGTCTGCAACGGGTAG
- a CDS encoding Gfo/Idh/MocA family protein, producing the protein MSDAADVTFALVGYGGGGRYFHAPVIAGAPGARLGVVVTTNAERAAQARAEHGVEVVASLAEARAAGVDAVAISTPAATHTELTHQAIDLGLPVVCDKPFALDGATAAATVRRAEAAGVLLSPYQNRRWDSDLLTLRRVLAEGELGEVLRFESSFERWAAGDPPAAGGGLLRDFGAHLVDQALHLFGEASTVAAQAWGAEGAEDGFRVQVEHVGGVRTELSGAWKQALPGPRFRVTGTRGTFVLESPMDVQEERLLAGRTPAAEGAAWGVEPPSRWGWLALGGGPVRRVPSEAGRWPEFYARFAAAVRGEGPVPVDPWDAWRTCAVVDAAHASVRERELVRLKD; encoded by the coding sequence GTGAGCGACGCCGCGGACGTGACCTTCGCCCTGGTCGGCTACGGCGGGGGCGGGCGCTACTTCCACGCCCCCGTCATCGCGGGGGCGCCCGGGGCCCGGCTGGGGGTCGTGGTCACCACGAACGCCGAGCGCGCGGCGCAGGCCCGGGCCGAGCACGGGGTGGAGGTCGTGGCCTCGCTGGCCGAGGCGCGCGCCGCCGGGGTGGACGCCGTCGCGATCTCCACGCCCGCCGCGACCCACACCGAGCTGACGCACCAGGCGATCGACCTCGGGCTGCCCGTGGTGTGCGACAAGCCGTTCGCGCTCGACGGCGCGACCGCGGCCGCGACCGTGCGGCGCGCGGAGGCCGCGGGGGTGCTGCTCTCGCCGTACCAGAACCGCCGCTGGGACTCCGACCTGCTGACGCTGCGACGGGTCCTGGCCGAGGGGGAGTTGGGCGAGGTCCTGCGCTTCGAGTCCTCCTTCGAGCGGTGGGCCGCGGGCGACCCGCCGGCCGCCGGGGGCGGGCTGCTGCGCGACTTCGGGGCGCACCTCGTCGACCAGGCGCTGCACCTGTTCGGCGAGGCGTCGACGGTGGCGGCCCAGGCGTGGGGCGCCGAGGGCGCCGAGGACGGGTTCCGGGTGCAGGTCGAGCACGTCGGCGGGGTCCGCACGGAGCTGTCCGGGGCGTGGAAGCAGGCCCTGCCCGGTCCGCGCTTCCGGGTGACGGGCACCCGGGGGACGTTCGTGCTGGAGTCGCCGATGGACGTCCAGGAGGAGCGGCTGCTCGCCGGCCGCACGCCTGCCGCGGAGGGCGCGGCCTGGGGGGTGGAGCCGCCGAGCCGCTGGGGCTGGCTGGCGCTGGGCGGGGGCCCGGTGCGGCGGGTGCCGAGCGAGGCCGGGCGGTGGCCGGAGTTCTACGCGCGCTTCGCCGCGGCGGTGCGCGGCGAGGGCCCGGTGCCCGTCGACCCGTGGGACGCGTGGCGCACGTGCGCCGTCGTCGACGCCGCGCACGCGTCGGTGCGCGAGCGCGAACTCGTCCGTCTCAAGGACTGA